One genomic region from Bacteroidota bacterium encodes:
- the ffh gene encoding signal recognition particle protein — MFDNLSDKLERAFKVLKGEGKITEVNVSDTLKDIRKALLDADVSFAVAKKFTDEVKIKALGQNVLTAVSPGQLLIKITHDELRLLMGGAASELKINSNPAIILMSGLQGSGKTTHSGKLANFLKSKKGRNPLLVACDIYRPAAIDQLKVLGEQIGVEVYAESESKDAVGIAKRAVAHAKQNGNTIVIVDTAGRLAIDEIMMNEIAAIKKAIDPDEILFVVDSMTGQDAVNTAKAFNDKLDFDGVILTKLDGDTRGGAALSIKSIVNKPIKFVGTGEKMDALDVFYPERMADRILGMGDVVTLVEKAQEQFDEKEARRIQERIAKNKFSFNDFLGQLQQIKKMGNVKDLMGMIPGVGKAIKDINIDDDAFKHIEAIIQSMTPKEREHPEIINGNRKMRIANGSGRNIQEVNRLMKQFEETRKMMRVMQDKGQMAKMMRNMPKMKK, encoded by the coding sequence ATGTTCGATAATTTAAGCGACAAATTAGAACGCGCATTCAAAGTCCTCAAAGGCGAGGGAAAGATCACCGAGGTCAATGTCTCCGATACGCTCAAAGATATCCGCAAAGCGCTGCTCGATGCAGACGTGAGTTTTGCTGTTGCAAAAAAATTCACTGATGAAGTAAAAATAAAAGCGCTCGGGCAAAATGTACTCACTGCCGTTTCTCCTGGACAATTGCTCATCAAGATCACGCACGATGAGTTGCGCCTGCTCATGGGCGGTGCGGCGAGCGAATTAAAGATCAACAGTAACCCGGCCATTATTCTCATGAGCGGATTGCAGGGATCAGGAAAAACGACGCATTCAGGGAAATTGGCGAATTTTCTCAAGAGTAAAAAAGGAAGAAACCCTCTTCTTGTTGCGTGCGATATTTATCGTCCTGCCGCGATCGATCAACTTAAAGTTTTAGGTGAACAGATCGGTGTGGAAGTTTATGCAGAATCCGAATCGAAAGATGCTGTTGGAATTGCAAAGCGTGCTGTGGCTCATGCGAAGCAAAATGGAAATACAATTGTGATCGTCGATACTGCAGGACGTCTTGCTATCGATGAAATAATGATGAACGAGATCGCAGCTATTAAAAAAGCGATCGATCCCGACGAAATTCTATTTGTTGTCGATTCCATGACGGGACAGGATGCGGTGAATACTGCAAAAGCATTCAATGATAAACTTGATTTCGATGGTGTGATCCTCACCAAACTCGATGGTGATACAAGAGGCGGTGCTGCACTTTCCATAAAATCCATTGTAAACAAACCGATCAAGTTTGTAGGAACGGGAGAGAAGATGGATGCGCTTGATGTTTTTTATCCCGAGCGTATGGCCGATCGCATTCTCGGAATGGGAGACGTGGTTACACTCGTAGAAAAAGCGCAGGAACAATTTGACGAGAAAGAGGCGCGGAGAATTCAGGAACGCATTGCGAAAAATAAATTTTCATTCAACGATTTTCTCGGGCAGTTGCAGCAGATCAAGAAAATGGGAAATGTGAAAGACCTGATGGGAATGATTCCCGGCGTTGGAAAAGCGATCAAGGACATCAACATTGACGACGATGCATTCAAACATATTGAGGCGATCATTCAATCGATGACGCCGAAGGAACGCGAGCATCCCGAGATCATAAACGGAAATCGTAAAATGAGAATTGCGAATGGAAGCGGAAGAAATATCCAGGAAGTGAATCGATTGATGAAACAATTCGAAGAGACCAGAAAAATGATGCGCGTAATGCAGGACAAAGGGCAGATGGCGAAGATGATGAGGAATATGCCGAAGATGAAAAAATAA
- a CDS encoding arginine--tRNA ligase has translation MNSPEQLLSTHILRAVETLFGYTANNSNIAFQKTNPQFEGDISLVVFPFVKSSGKLPEQTAQLIGEYLKSNVPEVEKFNVVKGFLNIILGKEFWLSGLKEIAADENFGTKIATDSSPLVVVEYSSPNTNKPLHLGHIRNNLLGCSIAQLLAANGNRVTKVNLVNDRGIHICKSMLAWQKFGNGETPESSGMKGDHLVGKYYVEFDKHFKEEVLQLQSTGISKEEAEKKSSLMLYAHEMLLKWESNDPEVIALWKKMNGWVYDGFAITYKKLGVEFDKTYYESQTYLLGKSIVEEGLKKGILHKRDDGAVIIDNTDAGLDQKVLLRSDGTSVYITQDLGTAEERYREFHFDKHIYVVGNEQEYHFKTLKVSLKKLGHHWADSLFHLSYGMVDLPEGKMKSREGTVVDADDLIDEMEKGARALAEEKGMIEGMEESEKEKLSHIVGMAALKYFILKVDPKKKMIFNPKESIDLHGNTGPFMQYTHARIRSIWRKSGLKEIPAIDISAAVHEKEKELIRIIFGFPSVVNEAANNLSPALIANYTYDLAKTFNQFYDVCPVLKEENISLRNFRLVLSVTVARTIKTAMKLLGIKVPEQM, from the coding sequence ATGAATTCTCCTGAACAACTTCTTTCTACACACATTCTCCGCGCTGTTGAAACGCTTTTCGGCTACACTGCGAATAACAGCAACATCGCATTCCAGAAAACAAATCCTCAATTCGAAGGAGATATTTCTCTTGTTGTTTTTCCATTTGTAAAATCGTCGGGAAAGCTGCCCGAACAAACGGCGCAACTGATCGGCGAATATCTCAAGTCAAATGTTCCTGAAGTAGAAAAATTCAACGTGGTCAAAGGGTTCCTGAATATTATTCTCGGGAAAGAATTCTGGCTGAGCGGACTTAAAGAAATTGCAGCCGATGAAAATTTCGGAACAAAGATCGCCACGGATTCGTCTCCGCTCGTTGTGGTGGAATACAGTTCGCCCAATACAAACAAGCCGCTTCACCTGGGCCACATACGGAATAATTTACTGGGTTGTTCTATAGCACAACTTCTCGCTGCGAACGGAAACCGGGTGACGAAAGTGAATTTGGTGAATGACCGCGGAATTCATATTTGTAAAAGCATGCTCGCATGGCAGAAATTCGGGAATGGAGAAACACCGGAGTCGAGTGGAATGAAAGGTGATCATCTGGTGGGGAAATATTATGTGGAATTTGATAAACATTTTAAAGAAGAAGTTCTACAACTCCAGTCCACAGGCATTAGTAAGGAAGAAGCAGAAAAAAAATCATCGCTGATGCTTTACGCTCATGAAATGCTCCTAAAATGGGAATCAAACGATCCCGAAGTAATTGCGCTCTGGAAAAAAATGAACGGCTGGGTGTACGATGGATTTGCGATCACTTACAAAAAACTCGGAGTTGAGTTCGATAAAACATATTACGAATCGCAAACGTATTTGCTGGGAAAATCGATCGTGGAAGAAGGATTGAAAAAAGGAATTCTTCATAAGCGCGATGATGGCGCAGTGATCATTGACAACACAGATGCCGGGCTCGACCAGAAAGTTTTATTGCGCAGCGATGGAACTTCCGTTTACATTACGCAGGATCTCGGCACAGCGGAAGAGCGTTACCGGGAATTTCATTTCGACAAACATATTTACGTTGTAGGCAATGAGCAGGAGTACCATTTCAAAACGCTGAAAGTTTCGCTGAAAAAATTAGGACACCACTGGGCCGACAGTTTGTTCCATCTTTCCTACGGCATGGTCGATCTGCCGGAAGGAAAAATGAAATCGAGAGAAGGAACCGTGGTGGATGCTGATGATCTCATTGATGAAATGGAAAAAGGTGCGCGCGCGCTCGCGGAAGAAAAAGGAATGATCGAAGGAATGGAGGAAAGTGAAAAGGAAAAACTTTCTCACATCGTGGGAATGGCGGCGCTCAAATATTTCATACTGAAAGTGGACCCGAAAAAGAAAATGATTTTCAATCCCAAAGAGAGCATCGATCTGCATGGCAACACGGGCCCGTTCATGCAGTACACGCACGCGCGCATACGCAGCATCTGGAGAAAATCGGGATTGAAAGAAATTCCTGCAATCGATATTTCTGCTGCTGTTCATGAAAAAGAAAAAGAACTCATCAGAATCATTTTCGGATTTCCTTCGGTGGTGAATGAAGCGGCGAATAATTTGAGCCCGGCGCTCATTGCCAACTACACCTACGATCTCGCAAAAACATTCAACCAGTTCTATGATGTTTGCCCGGTGCTGAAAGAAGAAAATATTTCATTGAGGAATTTCCGTCTTGTGCTTTCTGTAACTGTTGCGCGTACAATAAAAACTGCAATGAAACTTTTGGGAATAAAAGTGCCGGAGCAGATGTAG
- the rocF gene encoding arginase, with amino-acid sequence MAYKKIKFIEVKSEIGAGTRGASLGVDAIKIAALDYGSSMFRQHESVEIKNENNLLFEPTAQPYAKRIKGMITMYERVASEIQKTLRSNGFPIVLAGDHSTAGGTIAGIRMAYPKARLGVIWIDAHADIHSPWTTPSGNLHGMPIAASLGEDNVANKMNKPDKETIELWKKLKEVGGVVPKLQYRDLVYVGVRDVEPEETSLLKKHNVKMFTTNEVKRHGVERIARDTLAHLNQCNLIYISFDVDSMDSSISKGTGTPVRNGITEKEAGSLLVRLIQNEKVCCFELCEVNPTLDKENLMAENTFEILTKVVSQITY; translated from the coding sequence ATGGCCTACAAAAAAATAAAATTCATTGAAGTCAAATCCGAGATTGGAGCTGGAACCAGGGGAGCCAGTCTTGGGGTAGATGCCATTAAAATTGCTGCACTTGATTATGGCTCCAGCATGTTTCGCCAGCATGAGTCTGTTGAAATCAAGAACGAGAATAACCTGCTGTTTGAACCCACAGCGCAACCTTACGCCAAGAGGATCAAGGGAATGATCACCATGTACGAACGGGTGGCAAGCGAAATTCAGAAAACCCTTCGTTCAAACGGCTTTCCTATTGTACTGGCTGGCGATCATAGCACGGCCGGAGGAACCATAGCCGGAATAAGAATGGCTTACCCCAAAGCAAGACTCGGAGTGATCTGGATCGACGCGCATGCCGATATCCATTCTCCATGGACCACACCATCAGGCAACTTGCATGGTATGCCGATAGCCGCATCGTTAGGTGAAGACAACGTGGCGAACAAGATGAATAAGCCGGATAAAGAAACGATTGAGCTCTGGAAAAAACTGAAAGAAGTAGGAGGTGTTGTACCCAAACTTCAATACAGGGACCTCGTTTACGTGGGTGTGCGCGATGTGGAACCGGAGGAGACTTCTCTTCTGAAAAAGCATAATGTAAAAATGTTTACTACGAATGAAGTGAAGAGACACGGAGTGGAAAGAATTGCACGCGACACACTCGCTCATCTCAATCAGTGCAATCTAATTTACATTTCATTCGACGTGGACAGTATGGATTCATCTATTTCAAAAGGCACAGGCACCCCCGTTCGCAATGGTATTACTGAAAAAGAAGCCGGTTCTCTTCTCGTGCGGCTTATTCAGAATGAAAAAGTCTGCTGCTTCGAATTATGCGAAGTGAATCCTACTCTTGATAAAGAAAACCTAATGGCGGAAAATACTTTTGAAATTCTTACCAAAGTTGTTTCGCAGATCACTTACTGA
- a CDS encoding arginine decarboxylase, producing MENTYQNLIEQTFNFPQEGFSVQENELYFNDIPLMDIIKKYGTPLKVTYLPKISEQIQKAKRLFHVAMAKVDYKGSYTYCYCTKSSHFSFVLEEVLKNDVHLETSSTYDINIVKELFKKGLMTKEHFVVCNGYKRKQYQQMVTDLANDGFNILPVLDNKAELDYYAKYFKGSKMKMGIRIASEEEPNFQFYTSRLGIRHSEIIQFYKEKIGSNPKFELKMLHFFINTGIKDTIYYWTELAKCLKIYWELKRICPSLDSLNIGGGMPIKTSLGFEYDYEYMIEEIISQIKNFCDNNEIPEPNIFTEFGSFTVSESGAALYSVIDTKLQNDRELWYMIDSSFITTLPDTWGINQRFILLAINHWEREYQNVNLGGLTCDSMDFYNTEAHANQVFLPKASQGEKDPLYIGFFHTGAYQESLGGYGGIQHCLIPAPKHVIIDKDEEGEVVTRLFAKEQSFKSMLKTLGY from the coding sequence ATGGAAAACACCTACCAGAATTTGATCGAACAAACGTTCAATTTTCCCCAGGAAGGATTTTCCGTTCAGGAAAATGAATTGTATTTCAATGATATACCATTAATGGATATTATCAAAAAATATGGTACACCATTGAAGGTGACTTACCTTCCCAAGATCAGTGAGCAGATCCAGAAAGCAAAACGGCTATTCCACGTTGCTATGGCAAAAGTGGATTACAAAGGTAGTTATACCTATTGTTATTGCACAAAGAGTTCTCACTTTTCATTTGTGCTGGAAGAAGTACTGAAGAATGATGTGCACTTGGAAACATCATCTACTTACGACATCAATATTGTGAAAGAACTTTTCAAAAAAGGGTTGATGACGAAAGAACATTTTGTGGTTTGCAATGGTTACAAACGCAAGCAATACCAGCAGATGGTGACCGATCTTGCTAATGACGGATTCAATATTCTTCCGGTGCTTGACAATAAAGCGGAGCTCGATTATTATGCAAAATATTTCAAGGGGTCGAAAATGAAGATGGGTATCCGCATTGCTTCTGAAGAAGAACCGAATTTTCAGTTTTACACTTCACGATTGGGAATTCGCCATAGTGAGATCATCCAGTTTTACAAGGAAAAGATCGGTTCGAATCCGAAGTTCGAATTGAAGATGCTTCATTTTTTTATCAATACGGGAATAAAAGACACGATCTATTACTGGACAGAACTTGCAAAATGCCTGAAAATATACTGGGAACTTAAACGAATTTGTCCATCTCTCGATTCGCTGAATATTGGAGGTGGAATGCCGATCAAAACTTCACTGGGTTTCGAATATGATTATGAATACATGATCGAAGAAATCATTTCGCAGATCAAGAATTTCTGCGACAACAATGAAATTCCTGAGCCGAATATTTTTACCGAATTCGGATCATTCACTGTGAGTGAAAGTGGTGCGGCGCTCTATTCCGTGATTGATACAAAATTGCAGAACGACCGCGAGTTGTGGTATATGATCGATAGTTCTTTCATCACAACTCTTCCTGATACATGGGGTATTAACCAAAGATTTATATTACTTGCCATAAATCACTGGGAAAGAGAATATCAGAATGTTAATCTAGGAGGCCTTACCTGCGACAGTATGGACTTTTACAATACCGAAGCGCATGCCAACCAGGTGTTTCTCCCTAAGGCCAGCCAGGGTGAAAAGGACCCCTTGTATATTGGTTTTTTTCACACCGGTGCTTACCAGGAATCACTTGGCGGATACGGTGGAATTCAGCACTGCCTTATTCCTGCACCGAAGCACGTGATCATTGACAAAGACGAAGAAGGTGAAGTAGTAACTCGTCTTTTTGCCAAAGAGCAGAGTTTTAAATCCATGCTCAAAACGCTCGGCTATTAG
- a CDS encoding DNA translocase FtsK 4TM domain-containing protein has product MAEKENETLKTVRNEFREKKSLKKPEKSEEDPGLDIEEEEEKKTRSRKKDTEPEKKNSPKEKKNTESAPRRKKGNPIANFITRLRTDQKLHRITGAFLVFIIAPYLTVAFVSYFFSWQTDQDKVMGPLGTLLASDVSVSNVLGKLGALISHIFIHNWFGVTSFFFPMAGFVLGLRLLAHIRLLPLRKTFSYGIYALLFGSILLGFVFKNKFFFPGGVFGFESSSWLNSVVGPIGTGLLLAFSLLVFLIVNFNLSFAWLKKKEPEVVAESELAAEENDLKNSFIIHRNEEEKKETEIIPEIKQEEKTEVPVIELPVDNIISPLNTTGGKEQEVVTKDLSGNDDIQFTIEKKENSGELSADEIGAKSDDLVREFGEYDPTLDLSGYQFPSIELLENYASGSEPNVNTEELTLNKNRIVETLGNYGIAIEKIKATIGPTVTLYEIIPAAGVRISKIKNLEDDIALSLSALGIRIIAPIPGKGTIGIEVPNMNPEVVPMRALMASERFQNTGMDLPVALGKTIANEIFIADLGKMPHLLMAGATGQGKSVGLNAILVSLLYKKHPAQIKFVLVDPKKVELTLFNRIERHFLAKLPDSAEAIITDTKKVIHTLNSLCIEMDDRYNLLKEAQVRNIKEYNAKFIHRKLNPANGHKFLPYIVLVVDEFADLIMTAGKEVETPIARLAQLARAIGIHLIIATQRPSVNIITGTIKANFPSRIAFRVTSKIDSRTILDSGGAEQLIGKGDMLYSTGNDLIRLQCAFVDTPEVERITRFIGDQRGYPDAFLLPEYVDETADGKFEIDEGDRDSLFEEAARIVVNQQQGSASLLQRKLKLGYNRAGRIVDQLETAGIIGKFEGSKAREVLIKDLMALEEKLVQINTGKKGDVA; this is encoded by the coding sequence ATGGCGGAAAAAGAAAATGAAACCCTCAAAACCGTACGGAATGAATTTAGGGAAAAAAAATCCTTGAAAAAACCGGAAAAGTCCGAAGAGGATCCCGGTCTGGATATTGAAGAGGAAGAAGAAAAAAAAACGAGATCGCGCAAAAAAGATACTGAACCGGAAAAGAAAAATTCACCGAAAGAGAAAAAGAATACGGAATCCGCACCGCGCCGCAAAAAAGGAAATCCCATTGCAAATTTCATTACGCGCCTGCGCACCGATCAGAAACTGCATCGCATTACCGGCGCATTTCTCGTTTTTATTATTGCTCCTTATCTCACAGTCGCATTTGTTTCCTACTTTTTTTCGTGGCAAACCGACCAGGATAAAGTGATGGGGCCATTGGGAACTTTACTCGCTTCCGATGTTTCGGTTTCGAATGTACTCGGAAAATTAGGCGCACTCATCTCTCATATTTTCATTCACAACTGGTTTGGCGTAACTTCTTTCTTCTTCCCGATGGCAGGATTTGTACTCGGGTTGCGCCTGCTTGCCCATATCCGCCTGCTCCCGTTGAGAAAAACTTTTTCGTACGGAATTTACGCCCTGCTCTTCGGCTCGATCCTTCTCGGATTTGTTTTTAAAAATAAATTCTTTTTTCCCGGCGGAGTTTTTGGTTTCGAAAGCAGCTCGTGGCTGAATTCTGTAGTGGGCCCCATTGGCACCGGTTTACTCCTCGCTTTCTCACTACTGGTTTTCCTGATTGTAAATTTTAATTTATCATTCGCATGGTTGAAGAAAAAAGAGCCGGAAGTTGTTGCTGAAAGTGAATTGGCAGCGGAAGAAAATGATCTGAAAAATTCTTTCATCATTCACAGAAATGAAGAAGAAAAAAAAGAAACAGAAATTATTCCGGAAATAAAACAGGAAGAAAAAACAGAAGTGCCCGTGATCGAATTGCCGGTCGACAATATCATTTCTCCGCTCAATACAACCGGAGGAAAAGAACAGGAAGTGGTAACGAAAGATCTTTCCGGCAATGACGATATCCAGTTCACCATTGAGAAAAAAGAGAATTCCGGCGAATTGAGCGCCGATGAGATCGGTGCTAAGTCGGATGATCTGGTCCGTGAATTCGGTGAATACGATCCCACACTTGATCTTTCCGGTTACCAGTTTCCGTCAATAGAGCTGCTTGAAAATTATGCGTCAGGAAGTGAACCGAATGTGAATACAGAAGAATTGACGCTGAATAAAAACCGTATCGTGGAAACACTCGGCAATTATGGAATTGCCATTGAGAAAATCAAAGCAACGATCGGCCCGACTGTTACTCTTTATGAAATAATTCCTGCTGCAGGAGTCCGCATTTCCAAGATCAAAAACCTGGAAGATGATATTGCACTCAGTCTTTCTGCTCTCGGCATTCGCATCATTGCTCCTATTCCGGGCAAAGGAACTATAGGAATTGAAGTCCCGAATATGAATCCGGAGGTTGTTCCGATGCGAGCGCTCATGGCATCTGAACGATTTCAGAATACAGGAATGGATCTCCCGGTTGCTTTGGGAAAAACGATTGCGAATGAAATTTTCATTGCTGATCTCGGTAAAATGCCGCACTTGCTGATGGCCGGCGCAACAGGACAGGGAAAATCTGTGGGGCTGAATGCGATCCTTGTTTCATTGCTTTACAAAAAACATCCGGCGCAGATAAAATTCGTCCTTGTTGATCCGAAAAAAGTAGAACTCACTTTATTCAACAGGATCGAAAGGCATTTCCTTGCTAAACTTCCCGATTCGGCTGAAGCGATTATCACCGATACAAAAAAAGTAATTCATACACTGAATTCGCTTTGCATTGAAATGGATGATCGTTATAATTTGCTGAAGGAAGCACAAGTGCGCAACATCAAAGAATACAATGCAAAATTCATTCATCGCAAACTGAATCCTGCTAACGGACATAAGTTTCTTCCCTATATAGTTCTTGTTGTGGACGAATTTGCAGACCTGATCATGACCGCGGGCAAAGAAGTTGAAACTCCCATCGCGCGCCTTGCGCAACTCGCGCGTGCAATAGGAATTCATCTCATCATCGCTACACAACGTCCATCAGTCAACATTATCACAGGAACCATAAAAGCGAATTTCCCTTCGAGAATTGCGTTCCGCGTAACTTCCAAGATCGATTCACGCACCATTCTTGATTCGGGCGGAGCAGAACAACTCATTGGTAAAGGCGATATGCTTTATTCAACCGGCAACGATCTCATTCGCCTGCAATGCGCTTTTGTAGATACGCCTGAAGTGGAAAGGATAACGCGCTTCATCGGCGATCAGCGTGGTTATCCTGATGCTTTTCTTTTGCCGGAATATGTGGATGAAACTGCCGACGGAAAGTTTGAGATTGATGAAGGCGATCGTGATTCTCTTTTTGAAGAAGCGGCGCGCATCGTGGTGAATCAGCAGCAGGGATCTGCATCGCTGCTGCAACGGAAACTGAAACTCGGCTATAACCGTGCAGGCAGAATTGTGGATCAACTCGAAACGGCCGGCATCATCGGTAAATTCGAAGGAAGTAAAGCAAGAGAAGTTTTGATCAAAGATCTGATGGCGCTGGAAGAAAAACTCGTGCAAATTAATACCGGGAAGAAGGGCGATGTGGCGTGA
- a CDS encoding outer membrane lipoprotein carrier protein LolA, whose product MIHSVKIIAAFPAILLACALHAQPQANDPNYDPKAKVILDDVSATAKAYSSITATFSITTKKADGTSDVKDGNVVMKSGKYKIVLDNKVKDKVYKEEYYNDGKTTWVYTEKDGELTIDNAPDPAAKKNDNTISPNDIFTIHEKGFKYKFIKEETKDGVVYQYIDLYPEKPDKKNYHTVKLTIDKVKKQITTVVFLNKDGSTTTYAVKTFTPNLVVADSTFQFDTKTHVVKQTIDMRDE is encoded by the coding sequence ATGATCCACTCCGTCAAAATCATTGCAGCATTTCCAGCTATACTTCTCGCATGCGCGCTCCACGCGCAGCCCCAGGCAAACGATCCGAATTACGATCCGAAAGCCAAAGTTATTCTTGATGATGTGAGTGCAACAGCGAAAGCATATTCCTCCATTACTGCAACGTTCAGCATCACCACAAAAAAAGCAGACGGAACGAGCGACGTTAAAGATGGCAATGTGGTGATGAAAAGCGGCAAGTACAAGATTGTACTCGACAATAAAGTGAAAGACAAAGTTTACAAAGAGGAATATTACAACGACGGAAAAACTACATGGGTTTATACAGAGAAAGACGGCGAACTCACCATTGATAATGCCCCGGATCCTGCTGCAAAGAAAAATGACAATACCATTTCTCCCAATGATATTTTTACCATTCATGAAAAAGGTTTCAAATACAAATTCATCAAAGAAGAAACCAAGGATGGCGTGGTTTACCAGTACATTGATCTCTACCCGGAAAAACCTGATAAGAAAAATTATCATACCGTAAAACTCACGATCGACAAAGTGAAAAAACAGATCACAACAGTTGTGTTCCTGAATAAAGATGGATCAACTACCACCTATGCCGTGAAGACTTTCACTCCGAATCTTGTGGTTGCCGATTCCACTTTTCAGTTCGATACAAAAACGCACGTGGTAAAGCAAACCATCGATATGAGGGATGAATAA
- a CDS encoding gliding motility-associated C-terminal domain-containing protein yields the protein MKLPANFFIFVFSIAFVTKMNAQPLVVFAGNNTVICPGASVTLGGTPTASGGTTPYTYLWTPNVNINNTTIANPSVNPAVPTWYYLKVTDATGTVKRDSIFVDLNPIWAYNAGNDTSICIGDTIMLGSVWNSMAGGVTYAWTPTSTLNNATFPRPSANPTITTTYSVTITSTTCSSKTSTVTVTVNPLPVVDACCATTINEGQTAILTGTGGVNYVWLGDNSISNSQGNPVTVEPLTTTLYVMYAQDGNGCISADTVTVTVHPDNQLYFYNTFSPNNDGVNDYLYIGNIGKYPNNRIEIFTRTGQEVFAMTGYANNPGWDGTNYGDKLPEATYYLVLDPGDGSAKYYKSITIVR from the coding sequence GTGAAGTTACCCGCGAACTTTTTCATTTTTGTTTTCTCCATTGCATTCGTAACAAAAATGAATGCACAACCGCTCGTGGTATTTGCCGGAAATAATACCGTGATCTGCCCCGGCGCATCGGTCACCCTCGGTGGAACTCCAACCGCATCCGGTGGAACCACTCCCTACACTTACCTGTGGACTCCAAACGTGAACATCAACAATACAACAATTGCTAATCCAAGTGTGAATCCAGCTGTGCCCACATGGTATTATTTGAAAGTGACCGACGCAACCGGAACTGTAAAACGCGATTCTATTTTTGTTGATCTCAACCCGATTTGGGCTTACAACGCCGGAAACGATACCAGCATTTGCATTGGAGATACCATCATGCTTGGTTCGGTATGGAACAGTATGGCCGGTGGTGTAACTTATGCGTGGACGCCGACCTCCACACTCAACAATGCAACATTCCCAAGACCTTCTGCAAATCCAACCATCACCACTACTTATTCCGTTACGATTACAAGTACCACATGCAGCAGTAAAACATCTACTGTTACTGTTACTGTAAATCCTCTTCCTGTTGTTGATGCATGTTGCGCAACCACCATCAACGAAGGACAAACTGCTATTCTCACCGGAACAGGTGGAGTAAATTACGTTTGGCTGGGCGATAATTCTATTTCAAATTCACAGGGGAACCCGGTTACAGTGGAACCGCTCACAACAACTTTATACGTGATGTATGCACAGGACGGAAATGGTTGCATTAGCGCCGATACTGTTACTGTAACCGTTCATCCTGATAACCAACTTTATTTCTACAATACATTTTCTCCGAATAATGATGGAGTGAACGATTATTTATACATCGGGAACATCGGAAAATATCCGAACAACCGCATTGAGATTTTCACGCGCACAGGCCAGGAGGTATTTGCGATGACGGGTTATGCGAACAACCCGGGATGGGACGGAAC